The Caproicibacterium amylolyticum genome includes the window CTATATTTAATCAAAAAAATTGGCCAATTGATGGATATTTTCATGAATGCTTTTTTGACGAATTTTGCAAGCTAATGCAAGAACTAGATGATCAGCAGCAAGATACTATTCTCTCATTGACTGAAGAATTTGTGTGGGTTAGGGATTCAGAATATATAAAGTATTTTTCGGCTGTTTTTCACAAATTAATTGTTTCCTTAGATATCAGCAAACATAAAAATATCTTCATTTGTCCTTTGTTACCAGAAGAGAATTTTGGAGAGTCGAAAAGTTCAGTTGCTTTATATTATGTTATTAAAAGTAATTTGATTTCTATACAAAATCAATATAATGAATTTAACATAGTTGGGATTGATGCACCACAATCATTTGATAGTTCCAAATTTTCCGAGAAATCAATTCTATGCTTGATTGATGACTTCATTGGAAGCGGTGAAACCAGCAATATTGGAGCACAGTTCTTCACACAAAAAAAGGGAATCGAAAAAAGTAAGATAATAATACTATCTCTTATTGCTATGCAACAAGGAATTGATTTCTTACAAGGAAGGGGGTATACTGTATTTGCAACAAATATATTACAGAAAGGCATAACGGGACGCAAGGATGGAAATGAGAATAAATATAGAACTGCAATGAAAAAAATAGAAAATATGATAAATGTAAAAAGCAAATATGAATTTGGATATTCTCAATCCGAAGCATTGGTAAAGATGATGCATACACCAAACAATACTTTCCCCGTATACTGGCTCAAAAATAAGAAAAATCCGCATGCTCCTTTTCCGAGGTGACAAAATGCTTCCAAAGCAAATCGTTCTTTTAAAAATAATATCTATAAATGGCAGCCTGTTTACCTTAAGTAGAAGAGGACTTACCCCATCACAAATTGCTATATTAATACAGGAACAAATTGATTGTGGGAATATTGTGACGGACGAATCTGGTCTTAACTTAACATTAGCCGGGGAAAAATACTTACAGCAGTATTTCAAGTCTGAAGACTGTAAGAAAAAGGATACATGGATTCTTCCCCAAGATTACTATCGTACAAATCCAATATCAAAATTTGATATTGTACTACCACCCAAACAAATTTAGTTGTTTGTAGACTGCATCAGACTGTATTCGCAAGAATACCGATTGGCGAGTCGTCAATCTTTTATGAACTGTCTTTCAAGCCCCGCATAGATTTTTTCATACTTCACTTGGAAGTGAAGCCAAAAAATCTATGCGGCTACGCAGCAAGCTGCTACGCCACCCAACTTTCTACAACTTCGTTCTAGAAAGTTGGGTAGGAAATTTTTAGTGATGCAGTCTACAAACAACTAAACCTGAAAAAAGGAGACTTCTCCATGGAGTGGAGCACTTTGCGTAATGCAATAATCCGCAAGTGTAAAGAGCACCGCAAAGGTGATGAGTATTCTGAAGCGCTTCTGTCATACTCAGAAAAACTTTTTGTTCAGAACTTACCTATAATAACTTGTCCTGCACACTTATCATTGCTGATTGGATTAGAGCATGATTATGTTTGCCGTATGGCATTTTCTCCTGAACATTTTTACAGACACTTTACTATTAAAAAAGCCAATGGCAAAGATAGAAGTATTGATGAGCCTTTACCGGATCTGAAATTTGTTCAACAATGGATTCTTTCTAACATTTTAGAAAATGTACCAGTTAGCACTTATGCAAAAGCTTTTATCAAAAAGCGTGGAGTTAAAGAAAATGCTCGATTTCATAGAGCACAAACTGTTGTGGTTACTATGGACATTAAAGATTTTTTCCCATCCATAAATTTACAACAAATAGTAAATATCTTTTGTACGTTGGGATATTCTAATGATGTCTCAAACTTTATCGCTCACCTATGTTGTTATCATTATTCTTTACCACAAGGTGCTCCAACCAGTCCCTATTTGTCAAATATTAGGATGCGAGAGTTTGATAAAAAAGTTGTTGACTATTCAAGTCCTTTGAAAATTCGATATACTAGATATGCAGATGATATTTCTTTATCTGGCAATTTTAATCCACATACTGCTATTAAATATTTAAGTTCTCTCGTATTTAAAGAAGGATTCTCCATTAACGCAGAAAAGACTAGAGTTGCATATCAGAATGCACGACAAGAAATAACAGGTATTGTAGTAAATTCCCATATGCAAGTTCCAAAAGCGCAACGTAAGAAAATCCGTCAAGAGGTTTATTATATTAAGAAATACGGACTAGACTCTCATTTATCACACATTTCCGAAACACGTGAAAATTATTTAAATCACTTACTTGGCAAAATTAATTTCGCGCGTTATATAAATCCAAAGGATCAAGAAATGCAGGAATATTATGAAACAATAAAAAAAATTCTTATACTTTTTCGGAATGAATCTTTTTAAGTATCAACAGCAAATAATTATACTAATTTTATAGTTTCCGTTTTTGATATTCTCACCAATTTTTAAACACTATCTGACATGTTTTGGATTTGTTTCCAAGTAAAGTCCCTGACCTCTCCTCAGTGAAGTCAGGGACTTTACTTTACCTATTGAATAGAACTATTGTATCTACAAACACATATAAATGAATAATGATGATCATATTAAAAATTTTGTTGGAAATATTGTGAATTTTAATTTACATACACTATAAAATTCCGAAATTGCTTGACTGTCAATTTTTGTAGGTTTATAGTTAAATTGAATAAATAATAAATTCTCGCATTTAGCGCCAATCATAAAGAAAAATGTATGGAGTTTACATTATGAGTTTTCTTATATAATATCATTAGCGTAATCTAAATATAATTAGTCCAGGCATTTTTATGCCTGTCAGTCAACAGGAGCTGAAATCTTTGGAAGAAAAAACATGCGAAAAGAAAATACATTTTTATCGAGCTATTTCTGAACCATCATTTAAAGCATCAGAAAGTACAAATAATTCAGAACGCTTACGTGACCTATTTAACGGTGTATTTTCAGAAGGAAAAAGCTGCTACGAATATGATAATAATGATGTAAAAAATAGATTCGAAATATTATCTATTGATAATAAAGAATTATTTGCCACTTACAGCAAAGAAGAAGTCTCCATCAATCCTTTAATGCAGATTAGAGATCGTATAACCAATGCTACTGAAGATATATTAAATAATGCTCAAGAAGCTTTAGAATATTATACTTTCTTTTATGTTAATTTTTCCAATGGAATTCTAGCAGTTATTTTCAATAAACAAGCTTCTTTAGACAATGCCTTACGTGAGTATTGTTTCGAAAAGAATTATAGGCTTTCATTACTACCATTTATTGCAGACGACAAAGAAAGTGTACTTCACTTATTCAAAAAAATTAAGCACATAACTTTTACATTCACTAAAGAGTCTGCTTCAGACTATAAATGCATGCCTGAAATCAGGGATTCCGGAATTGAAATTGATGGTTTACAAATTAAATTGAAAGTTAGTAAGCACAGAGAATCTATTATTAAATATTTAGTTTCTTTAAGGGACGGAATATATTCCTCCGTAAAAGTAGATGGAAAGTCTAATGATGATATTGACCAGAGTTTTGATTTGATACAAAAATCATTTATGAGAAAATCTTCAATATTACTTTCAACCAATCCTAAAAATCATTTAGATGATATTAAATCAGCCATGCAAAAGGAAATCAATAAAATTTCCCATAATAAGATTATATAAATAGTAGATTGTCGTTGCTATTTCTGCAATTCCAGCTATAAATGAATAAACCGCAATTTTTAACATTTGGGGTCCAAACAACCATAGAATAATAGTAACTCCAAAAGCCACTGTACCAAAAATAATAGTATATATAAAAGTCTTATGATGCTCGTACCGCAATACTTCCTTCATCATTTGGCTTTCTTTTGGCATAGAAAAGAAAATTGTCATGGCTGTAATTAAAAAGCCTATCATAGTACCCGATATAGTAGCTAAATTTGAAAAATTGCTTTCCACATTATTTGAATTAATGAACTTATTAAACCATGAGAATCGATTTTCTAACAAAGCAATAGGTATAATTATAAATAGAACAAACAGATAAAGATGTTTGTATATACATGCTTTAATTTTATCTTTCATATTATTCACCCATTTCTTATATATGCAGTATTTTACATTTTAATAGTAAAAGCGGATTGATGAATGTTCGCTCTTCTAGTATAATTGGTTATTTCACAACGTTTACAACAAAGGGTATAATTGTAATAAAGGCTAATACCAATATTATTATATAAATTTATCGAAAATTAAAGTAAAAATTTCAGCAGAAAAGGTAAGTCACAATTCAGCACTTTAATCAAACCATGATTGTTTTTTACCGAAGATTGGAAAATTTCAATTTTTTTCAGTTCAGTGTTGCATTGAATCGCGCTACATATCTCTAAACTAAAAGATTAACTTAAAATGAATACCCAAATATTTAGCAAAATGGGGGTAAGTATATTACTGTACCAGCAGAAACCACTGGTATATATTTATCATACAAGAAGCTTTTTTTATTATACGCGTCCCACAAGCGTTATGCAATTTGTCTCTTCACAAATGCTTTTGCTTTTTGGATCTATATTAAATAAGTGGACACCTGAAGTAACTATCAATTATAATTAAGTAGACACCCAAAAGGAGGCACTTACTCATGTCCACTGGTAAAACCGGAACCCGATATGACGAAGATTTCAAACGAACTCTCGTCAACCTTTATCAATCTGGCGGCAAATCACAAGCAGCACTCTGTAAAGAGTATGGCGTTTCTATCACCGCACTTGGCCGTTGGATTAAACAATACTCAATCGTCGAAACGGATGATGGCGAAATACTAACTGCTAAGCAGGTCAAAGACCTCCAAAAGCGTAATGCTCAGCTTGAGGAGGAACTCCTTATACTAAAAAAGCGATTGCCATCTTCACGCCACACTCAAACAACGATTAGAAGCTATTCATAAGCTCCGTTTCCAACACAATATCAAGCTCCTTTGTAAGGTTCTTGGCGTTAATCGAAGTACTTACTATAAGCATTACAACACCGAACCGGCTGATCGTACAAAAGACAATCAAACGATTGCAAAGCTTATTCTTAAAATCTATGCAGATTATAACAAACGTCTTGGAGCTTACAAGATTACCTATGTTCTCCAGCGTGATTATGGCATTAACATCAGTGTCGGACGAGTGTACCGACTGATGAGGACTCTAAAACTTCCACGGATGTCCACCGAAAAACCTTATAAAAATTATAAGCATCGGGACAACGGCGAGTGTACCAACCACCTTCACCAGGAGTTCAATCAGCAAACTCCAAACATTGTCTGGGCAAGTGATTTCACATACATCAAAGTTGCCGGCAAATGGTATTATCTTTGTATTGTAATGGATTTATTTTCTCGCAAAGTCATCTCCTGGAACATATCAGGCAAGCCAGATGTCGACCTCGTCATGACTGCGTTCAAAAAAGCTTATGATAGAAGAAACTGCCCTTCTGGACTTATGTTTCATTCTGATCGAGGATCTCAGTATACTGCTTTTTCATTTCGACAGCTTCTAGATTCTCTTAATGTTGTGCAATCATTTTCCAAAAAGGGCTATCCTTTTGATAATGCTTGCTGTGAAAGTTTCTTCAAATATCTAAAAAAAGAAGAAACCAACAGGAAAGCTTATCACTCCCTACAGGAATTACAGTTGTCCATATTCCAATATATTGAAGGATACTATAACTCAAGAAGGCCTCATGGCTCTCTTCGAATGCTAACACCTAACGAGAAAGAAGAACTGTTCTGGAATCAGGCTTAATTCCTGTTTCCAGTATGTTTTCCCTAATTATTGTGTCTACTTACTTGACTATAGTTCATTTTCAACATTGAAAATATAGTTTGAATAAACATAAGTCAAACAAATAAAATAACGTTAGATATCTTAAGTTATTAAAATCAGAAAATGTCCCTGACCTTCCACATTAAAGTGAGAAGTCAGGGACGTTGTTTTATATATTCAAATTCTCAAACATTTGGGATTATGCGGTCTGCGTTGCTGGTACAGCAGTGGCAACATCTTTCGGTACACTGTCAGCCGATGCATTCACCGCGACACTACCAAGGTTCCCCTGTTCGTCAGTCACCTGCCCGCAGATGGCGGCGCGGCCTTTGTTGACCTCTCCGGCGACCGCCTGCCGAAGCTGTTCAATCTGCGCATCCGTAATCTCCGGAATAGCCTGCTTCAGTGCTTCGTCAAACAACTTTTGCTTTGCGGAAATGGTGCTTTCCAGTGTGGGTGTAATGCGGAATTCTTCGTCTACTGCGTTCCAGGCAGCACGGGCAAGGTTCATCCAATGATTCCATTTGTCCGCTCCTGCCTTCGCTTTTACTGCTGCGGCCTTTTCGGAAATGTATTTTTCCACCGCATTCCCCAATGCTTTGATTGCAATGACTCCAACACCGACAAGCGCTGTCATCGCTGCTGTACCGATTGTGTTCAATGCTTCCTGCCACATAAATATGTACCTCCGTATAAAATTATTTTGTTACCGTGCCCTTGCAAACGCAGGTGCTGCCACAGTAGAATCCTGCGGTACCCTGTGCAGCGGCACGGTATTTTGTGAAATAATAGCCTCTTGCCTGTCTGGTGTTCATGTGTTCAAAAATGCTACCGTTTCCACAGACCAACGGGAAGTCTGTCTTGAACGTATACTCCTGCCCTACCCGCTTGGTGAAATCTTTTGTCGTGTCGCTGTACGGCTTCTTGATAACCGCCACACACACGCGGCGGCCATTGATGTAGAACCCGACTCCAGCGGTCAGCTTGTCCGCACGGAATGTTGTCAGGCGGTATCCGTTATCCATTGTGCAGCCAATCTGTTTAAATGCATCCGTTGCACAGGTGATTGCCCCGCCGGTCTTAAACGTGTACACCATGCCAGGGCAGCACGTGAGTGACGTGGTATCACAATAATACGGATTGACGGTGGGTGCGGTACTGACAGCTTGCCCGCTGCACGGCAGACTGTACGGTTTCCCAGCCATGCAGTTTACAACTGCCGCCTGAAAGCCTGTCCATGCCGCCGGGTGCGTTACATACCAGAGTGGGCACTCTTTGCCGGTCACGTCATAGTGCCGTACCACACCCCCATGCTGCGGATTCAGGCCATACTTTTTGCACAGGGATGCGGTCAATTCAACAAGTTCCTTTTCTGCACCCACTGTGAATTTTCCGCTTTCATCCGGATGGCAGGTTTCAATGCTGATACTGTAAGCATTCGCCTGACAGGTGCAGTACGCCCATTCAGATTCCGGGATAAGCTGCACAATTTCGCCATCCATACCAACGCAGTAATGGCAGCTGGCATAACGACCATCTGCGATGCAGGTGCCATCAAAATAGTCACGTTCGTTCTGCGCGGTCGCGCCTGGGTCGCCCGTATAATGGATGGCGATTGCCGTCACCTTTTTTAGCGGCAGGCCGGGACGAGTGTACTTGTTCGGCCGAATGTACTCTTGTTTAATGTTCAATTCTTACTTCCTCCACTTCTCCTTGAAATTTTTCAAGGTCGGCTATTCGATGATTTGCCACGTCCACTTTTTCCTCCAGCCGGAACGTCCGCTCCACCACCGAATTGTGTTTTGCTACTTTGTCCCCCAGCTGTTTCAGCCGGTAATTTGTCAGGCTGGTACTTTTGCGGATGCCCGCATAGGTGCCAACCAGCGTACAGGCACCGCTAATCAGTGCAACAATAATTGTGCTGTCCATGCAGTCACCGCCTTATGCCGCTGTGCCGGTATAATCTTCACCGGTAATTGTTTTGTACTGTTCTGCTGTCAGTCCGCCATAGCCAACCACGGTTTTCAGCAGGGCTTTGTCTGCCCAGCCCCAATTATAAGCACATGTCCACCATTCCATGATTATTCACCTACCTTTCCTGCGGCACTCAAGGCGGCCACCTGCTTGCCAAGGGCAGCATTTTGCGCAGTCAGAGTTGCAACCTGCTGCCCAAGCGCTGCGACCTGCTGCTGCAGCGTCTGGCCCTGCTGCTGTTCCTGCTGTGCCACCTGCTCCTGGGCGGCTGCCTGATTGTTCTGCTCGTCCAACCATGCGGTCAGGTCTGCATCGGATGCAGCTGCATTAAAAATTTTTGTGATACAGTCCCGACCGTCTGCGGAAAGGATACCAAGTTTCTGACTGTCTGCCAGTCCGAAAGATGTCAGCGCTTTTTCGGCCGGGCAGCCATTAATTGGGCTAGCCTTGTCCCAAAACCGCGCTGTGTATGTTGTTGCCATGTGATTACCTCCGTTAATTTTTTATTTTTGTCCACTGCGTACCGTCACCAATATAGGTCGGATACTCTCGAAAATCCGTATCGTAGTACCAAGCATCGTCAATCGAAAAGTCCGGTTTCGGTGCAGAATAGTATTCAGAGTTAAGGATATCCGCACTGTTTTTGGGCAATGCCTTCATCAACTTTTCAGTACCCAATACCCAAAATTGATTTTTGATTCCCTTGAGCAGGCAAAGCGTATTCGCAGGTTCTGCTTGACTTTCAAGTGCGAATTGTCCAGTCAAGCAAGTAGTGGATGTAGTTGTGGAGGGGAAAGTGTTGCACAAAATGCCCTTTCCAGAAAAATAAGTAAACAACTTATAGTAATTTTTTGTACTATCATATACGGTAAACGTGTCTGTTTCGGTGTTGTATGAAATCATAGCATAAGTGCTGGAAATATTTGATAAAAAGACCGAATATGAAGATTTCTGCACCTATTTTGAGTGGATAGCCACCCTGACCATATCCAAGAAAACGGAAATTAGTGGGATTACTCGCGCCTGTGGTAACAGTTCCCGTGCTCAGATTTAATATTCTTGTACCATACGTTTGAGAGAATACATACAGTTTCCCGCCGACAATTATCGAATTGTGGAAATGCGGTTTTTCAGGAAGGGATGTGCTTGTGACAAAGGTCTGTATATGTTCCTGAACTTCCGCCAGTTGGGGTCCAACGCGCATATCTGTTGCATCGGTTCTCGCTATATAAACCCGTTCATTATCGCAAGCACAGGCGTAACTGTAGCCATATGAAACAGAACTTGTAACGCAGGGATAGGTTGTAGCAGGGTATCCAGAAGCAGTTTTAGTATTCAAGTTATACCGTGGCGTTCCGTTTCCATCCACGATAATTCCTTGAAAATTATAAATACTCCCGCCTATGTAAAATCCTGCCGTCCCAAGATTTGTTATCGTATTCGTCTTTAAATTGTAGTCAAGGAGATAGCCACTGGACGGATATGAGCCATGCGCAAATCCTAGATAAATATGTCCATCACTTACAGCATCAACGTTTCCCATGAAATCCCCGCCCTGTGTATAAGAATTGCTAGGGATTTGAGAGAACGGGCTGTCTGTATCCGCCGAGAAATGTCCCGTACGCACATAACTGCCTTTTAGCAACACATCCGATACGGACACAGCAGACGGCGTCTTAATCCACAAGCCGTTTTTCACATCTGGCTCCTCCGGCTGCACGAACAGGTTGTATTTCAGCCGCGCGCCGCTGCCTCCGCCAATCATAAGCTGGCCCATCAGATATGCACCTCCAATCGCACGGTAATGTCTGTACTGGGTTTGTCCTCACGGCAGCGGAACGTTACTGTACTGCTGCAGTAGTCCCGCCAGTGATGCAGGCAAACGCTTCCTCCTCCGCTTCGGTTGGCGAGCCTGCAGTTGCCGGCACAAGGTACAGGTGCGGGTCCATGTCTGCGGTCATGCCTACAATGTTGACTGTTTGCGTGTACGGCGCGGTGCTGCTCCAACCGGATGCCGGCAGTGCGGCGGTAACGTGTAAATGTACCTGCTGCCACTTGGCGGTGCCATCTGCCTGCCACATAAGTGCCTGCCCCGCCGCCACCGCCTGCCGGGATGTGCTTGCTTCCCGCTGTTGTTGGATGGGTGTAGTTGTTTGCTTCATCCTCAATTCCGTCAAGTTTTTGGGCCTGTGTGGCGGTCATGTAACCATCCTGCGTAGCAGCAGCGGCAGGGATAAATCAGTATATTGCCTGCCACGGTCACTGCTGTCCTTCCGAGTTTTCCGCCGGTCAATGCCTCTTTCTTAAAATCATTCAAGTTGTCCTGAACCCGCGTTGACTTCGGCTTTGGTTGCCAAAATCATGGCTCGGGTCAACCGAAATCGTTACACTTGACGCATTGGAGAACAGGAGTTCAATGCCCACCTGAATTTCCGTTGAAACGCCATCGTCGCGGGAAATTTTTTCGGTGTCCGGATAATTTGCAATCGCAATTAGCCTGCCCTGGTCGTCAAATACGCCAATTTCGCGGATTGTCCAGCCGCCGACGTCAGATGGAATCAAACCTGTAACGCTAATCAAATTGGGAGAGTCCGCACTGACATTATATCCGCTGATTGTTCCACTCCACTTCTGCCCTTTCAGCGCCGTCATAGTAGGCACCGGACTGTAAAACGCGCCGCTGCCGTCACCCACCGCAAAAGTGGTCAAATTCACCTTTTACCAAGCACTGCCGCATTCGCAGTTGCGGCAAGCCCAACATTCGTCATAATGGAATAATATTTTGCCATTTAGAGTTCCTTTCCCTGCTCCGCGTTGTACGAAATCACGGTGCTCTGCCCACTGCGTACCGGTGGAAATGCAGCATACGCTTTTGCGCTGATCTGAATATTCCCCGGCTGGTAAGCGTGAATGATTGTCACCGCCCCGGTTCTCACACAGCTTCCGGCATATACCATCCCCTGCGATTTAATCAAAATAAGAATGGTATCCAGCACTGCGCACTGCCGCTTCACTTCCTCCAGCACCGCCAGAAACATCTTGTAATTCTCATATTTCAGTGTTGCATTGGTGGTAACCACCTTAAAATGTGGAAATCGGCCGCCTGCATACTCCCACCACGGAAGCAGGCTGCTTTCGCCGCCAAAATAAGTGTTGATAACGCGCTGCACCGCCCACGGTGTCCCTTTGGTACGGAAAATGCGGTCAGCATCCTTTATCGTCTGCCGCTTTATCGCAATATCCGCATAGGAGTCGTACCATGTGATATTACTTTCCCAAGCCAGTTCGTCCAATTCCGCATCATTCAGACTGTCCAAAACATCCCATGTACTAAGCTTTTTAATGGCATCCGCAACAAACGGGATGATTACATCCAGCGCCTGTGAAAGCCCTGTGTCCGCCGCATCTTTTCGCATCCAGACCGGCAGCAGCTTCGCAAAATCAAGCGTGGACAAATCCATACTGCTCATGTAATCACCTCATGCGTAATTTTGGGTGTACCGCTAAGCTGCGCCCCTGCTCCGGCTGAAGCTGCGTAAACACAGGCTGCACCACATCCAGGCGCACAGCACCGGTCAAGCCGTCCGCCCAATCCGGCGATAAAACGAAGCGCCGCAGCTGATCGGGGTTAATGTCCCGCCCAAGTGCTCCGCTCTGCCAGGCAAGGTAACGAGCAATCGCGCCGCCGCTGCTTTCGATAGCGTCAATCGCGGCAGCTTCCTCCCGCACAGTTGTGTAA containing:
- a CDS encoding phosphoribosyltransferase-like protein; this encodes MRKGVVPNTSGLSIQTFGKIKSIFNQKNWPIDGYFHECFFDEFCKLMQELDDQQQDTILSLTEEFVWVRDSEYIKYFSAVFHKLIVSLDISKHKNIFICPLLPEENFGESKSSVALYYVIKSNLISIQNQYNEFNIVGIDAPQSFDSSKFSEKSILCLIDDFIGSGETSNIGAQFFTQKKGIEKSKIIILSLIAMQQGIDFLQGRGYTVFATNILQKGITGRKDGNENKYRTAMKKIENMINVKSKYEFGYSQSEALVKMMHTPNNTFPVYWLKNKKNPHAPFPR
- a CDS encoding retron St85 family RNA-directed DNA polymerase, whose amino-acid sequence is MEWSTLRNAIIRKCKEHRKGDEYSEALLSYSEKLFVQNLPIITCPAHLSLLIGLEHDYVCRMAFSPEHFYRHFTIKKANGKDRSIDEPLPDLKFVQQWILSNILENVPVSTYAKAFIKKRGVKENARFHRAQTVVVTMDIKDFFPSINLQQIVNIFCTLGYSNDVSNFIAHLCCYHYSLPQGAPTSPYLSNIRMREFDKKVVDYSSPLKIRYTRYADDISLSGNFNPHTAIKYLSSLVFKEGFSINAEKTRVAYQNARQEITGIVVNSHMQVPKAQRKKIRQEVYYIKKYGLDSHLSHISETRENYLNHLLGKINFARYINPKDQEMQEYYETIKKILILFRNESF
- a CDS encoding IS3 family transposase (programmed frameshift) — protein: MSTGKTGTRYDEDFKRTLVNLYQSGGKSQAALCKEYGVSITALGRWIKQYSIVETDDGEILTAKQVKDLQKRNAQLEEELLILKKRDCHLHATLKQRLEAIHKLRFQHNIKLLCKVLGVNRSTYYKHYNTEPADRTKDNQTIAKLILKIYADYNKRLGAYKITYVLQRDYGINISVGRVYRLMRTLKLPRMSTEKPYKNYKHRDNGECTNHLHQEFNQQTPNIVWASDFTYIKVAGKWYYLCIVMDLFSRKVISWNISGKPDVDLVMTAFKKAYDRRNCPSGLMFHSDRGSQYTAFSFRQLLDSLNVVQSFSKKGYPFDNACCESFFKYLKKEETNRKAYHSLQELQLSIFQYIEGYYNSRRPHGSLRMLTPNEKEELFWNQA
- a CDS encoding peptidoglycan recognition protein family protein, whose amino-acid sequence is MNIKQEYIRPNKYTRPGLPLKKVTAIAIHYTGDPGATAQNERDYFDGTCIADGRYASCHYCVGMDGEIVQLIPESEWAYCTCQANAYSISIETCHPDESGKFTVGAEKELVELTASLCKKYGLNPQHGGVVRHYDVTGKECPLWYVTHPAAWTGFQAAVVNCMAGKPYSLPCSGQAVSTAPTVNPYYCDTTSLTCCPGMVYTFKTGGAITCATDAFKQIGCTMDNGYRLTTFRADKLTAGVGFYINGRRVCVAVIKKPYSDTTKDFTKRVGQEYTFKTDFPLVCGNGSIFEHMNTRQARGYYFTKYRAAAQGTAGFYCGSTCVCKGTVTK
- a CDS encoding XkdX family protein, with the translated sequence MEWWTCAYNWGWADKALLKTVVGYGGLTAEQYKTITGEDYTGTAA
- a CDS encoding phage tail protein; translated protein: MTTFAVGDGSGAFYSPVPTMTALKGQKWSGTISGYNVSADSPNLISVTGLIPSDVGGWTIREIGVFDDQGRLIAIANYPDTEKISRDDGVSTEIQVGIELLFSNASSVTISVDPSHDFGNQSRSQRGFRTT
- a CDS encoding phage tail protein I, with protein sequence MSSMDLSTLDFAKLLPVWMRKDAADTGLSQALDVIIPFVADAIKKLSTWDVLDSLNDAELDELAWESNITWYDSYADIAIKRQTIKDADRIFRTKGTPWAVQRVINTYFGGESSLLPWWEYAGGRFPHFKVVTTNATLKYENYKMFLAVLEEVKRQCAVLDTILILIKSQGMVYAGSCVRTGAVTIIHAYQPGNIQISAKAYAAFPPVRSGQSTVISYNAEQGKEL